The stretch of DNA AAGACTTACGCGCAGGATGTGCGTAGCCACCTGGCCGCTCGATAGTCTTCCCCCTATCGCTTCAATCCCATCCGTTCCAGCGCGCTCTTCGACACATCGAATGCGAAGCGCAATTGGACTGCATAATACTTCTGGACCAGGCCGGTTTGGTCCAGCGGTCGGTCTTCTTCGCGGTAAAAAGCCAATTCCGTATCCTTCCAGCGGACAGCAATACCTACGATCCAATCGAGTTCAGAGGGATTCAGGGTGTTGCTCGCTTCACGGTCGGTGAAGAGGTTCATGTCTCCGTACAGGACGACCTTGTTTTTGTAGAGATCCAGATCGGTATGGGCGACATATCGGAACAATGCGCGGCCGGTGTTGTTGGGGCGCGCAAAATACTGGCTGTTGTGGAAGAGCCATCCCGCGCCGGCATAGGCCGTGAGGTTCTGGTTCGGGAACGTGTGTCGCCACCAGGTGAAGTCCTGAATGGCTTGGAATCGGGCCGTCACGAGTGCATCGGCGTATGCCTGCTTGAGGCCGCGACGGTCCAGCGGGGCATCCCGTTCGTACTGTAGGCGCCAATTGAAGCGGTCGAGGACGCCGGTAAATGCGAAGGTGCCGTCCCATTCCGTCAGTTTGATCCACCCGTCGGTGCGGTCCGAGAAGAAATTCTGATCGGTATAAAACGTGAGGTACTGCTTATAGAGATCGGTTTCCAGGTGCAGCATGTGACGTAGGCCGACGAGTCCGGTATTGTCAGGTCTCGCGGCGAACGTTGGATTCTTCACAAAGGCTGCGGTCAGCAGATACCCACCGAAAAGCGTTTCTTCTTCCTCGCGCGCTTCATGTTCCGGTTCATCCATCGAGGGGAGCGGGCGGCCGTACTTTTCCAGGCCGAACGCCGGTGGCGTCCAGGGTGTCATCCCCGCCAGCAAACTGATCGCCAGGACCAGCCAAGACAGGCCGGGAATGTTGGGTTGCCGGAGTGTCATTCAGGGCAATTAGCGAAGATCTCTTCGCAGTCGTTTGATGCATCGACCGAACTCGGGACGAAACGATACCGGACCTGGTCGACGTGGTCACCCTGCAGCACGACTGTGGCCCAGCAACCGTGGTGGGCGGTCGGGCGGCTGCCCTTCGAGGACACCATGGATTCTTCCAGCAGCGGGGCCTCTTTGTAATACCGGAGCATGGTGAGCGATCCATCTGCATGCTCTTGTTGAGGGGGGCCGGCACAAGACAACACCTGGGCCGTGCTCTTTCCACGCAATGCCTGCTGATGCGGATACCCCTCGGTGACCGGTGGTGTGCTGTGGCAGCCGAGCATGATTGCAGGCAGGAAGGTCAGCAGAATGCTCTGATAAAAACGAATATAAGGTGGACGCATCGTGAGCACTCAGCTTGGTTTATCGGGAGTTGTGACTAGCATATCTGCCAGGCCAAAGCAACCAACCCGGGCTGATTCTCGACGCTCGCCGTGCGGCTTTCGACGAGCTGCGATATCGGGCACTGAGGTGGGTACCCATTAACCGTCATCGGTGAGCCGGTGCGCGGTGTCCTGGGCTCATTGTGCTGCGTGCAAATACTTAATATGTGCGGGTGAGGCCTGGCCATGATGCTCTCAGAGGATATGCGGCAGCCTCTCGAGAGAGGCCATGAAACGGCGTCAGGATCATGACAATCGTCATCGTTTTGACTCGCCGTGGCGCCGTTCGTGCCGTGCAACCCCGGCAAACGGTATCGTTTTTCCCTGTGGCTGTCATCTACGTTGATTTTTGTAGGTAGCTGCATTTTTTTCTGTGGACGAGTTGACAAATATGTCTAATTCCCTAGAATAAGCTTCGAACATCGGATTGTTATGACAGGTGCCTTGTGCCAATTCTGAGGCCGTACGTGTCGTTAATCCTGCCCTGGTTAGATCAACCAACCTCCTCCCGCGTCTTTGGAATCGTTCGTGCGCTTGCAAGAGTCCAGCCTCGCCCGGAGCGAGCTCTGTGAGCGGGCGACGACGTCCACGCGTTATTCAATCCGATGCTGTGCCACGTGCAGCACGTAATATGGCGGGAGGAAATACATGTCGAAGCACTTCGCTGTGCGCAATGAGAGTCTGTCTATCACCGGCTTGCTTGGTCAGGAGAGCCACCTGCAATCTTCGGCACCGGATCGGAAGAAAACCAACGATGCGTGGTCCCTGTCCGTTGCGGAGCGGCGGGCTACCCGGCGCCTCGATACTCGCCTGTCGACCCTCCTTCACTTTCAGGATCATACATGGAAAGGTCAGACGAAAAGCCTCAGTTTAGGGGGGCTGTCGATGGATTTTATCGAGGACATCCCTGCCATGCTGAATCAGCAGATTGTGCTGAGTTTGACTCCAGGAGCTGTGCGGCCAGAAAGTGTGGGGATTGTGTGTGGGATCCGCGTATCCGAAAGCGTCCTTGAGTCAGGCCACACGAAACGAGAGGTGACACTCGCGGTTCAGTTTGTGCGGTTGAGCGCCGGCGATGAACGGGTGGTAGCCATGTGGATGAGCGAGGGCCGCGCACGGTCGAATGGGCTGCATCTCGTCGCGGCATTGGTCGCCCAAGAGAGTGAAGAGGCCCTGATTGAGACCGAGTCCCGGCAGCCGGTTGTTGCTCAACCCGTGCGTGCGCGCGGTGCCTTGTCGCCGAATCGGCCGTATCGGGAGCGGCGACGTCAGCAGCGGATTACGGTCGGGTTGACCACCCAAATCAGTCTGAAGAATGTGGCTGGCCATCGGCTCGTGTCCGGCGCGACGACGACGGACTTGACGCCCAACGGAGCCTGCGTGCGTTTGGCGGCCGAGGAAGATTTGCTGGGTTCGGAATTAGAACTGCGATGGATATCGCCAAGTGCTTATCAGGGAACACCTGCAGTCTCCCTGCCGTCGTCTGTCTGTTCTGTGGTGGGGGAAGTCATGTGGACAAGGCCGTGGGAAGCCGGCGCTCGCTTGGGTTCTCAGGAGGTGGGTGGGCGGACCGTGTTGGCCGGTGTGCGATTTCTCCCGGTTGCGAAAGAGGCAGAGGACATCATTGAGCATCTACTTGAGCAGCGGCAGGGGGAGGGCGTTGACGCTAAGACGGAAGGACCTTCTGTCATCAGTGAGTTCTCCGAGTGTGTCCGTCCGTCCGGTCTCCGTATCGCGCTCTGCCACGATCGACCTCGAACCGATCTGTCGGACAACGCACCGATTGTGGTGCTGGCTCCTGGGTATGGGGAGAGCAAACGCGACTATGTGCCGTTGGCCTACTATCTCGCCGGCAATGGGTTTCGTGTCGTGCGCTTCGACAATGTGAATCATGTCGGAGAGAGCGATGGATCGGTGACACAATTTCGCCTAGAGGATATGGAAACTGATCTGGAGACTGTGCTGGATTATGTGGCGGCTCAATGGCCGGGTCGATCCATCGGTCTCGTGGCAACCAGCCTGGCCGGCCGTGTCGCCCTCAAGGTCGCGGGGCGAGTCCCTCACCTAGGGTTGCTGGTGTTGATCAATGGAATCATGGACGTTCAGCATACGTTAGAGGCTGT from Nitrospira sp. encodes:
- a CDS encoding alpha/beta fold hydrolase; translation: MSKHFAVRNESLSITGLLGQESHLQSSAPDRKKTNDAWSLSVAERRATRRLDTRLSTLLHFQDHTWKGQTKSLSLGGLSMDFIEDIPAMLNQQIVLSLTPGAVRPESVGIVCGIRVSESVLESGHTKREVTLAVQFVRLSAGDERVVAMWMSEGRARSNGLHLVAALVAQESEEALIETESRQPVVAQPVRARGALSPNRPYRERRRQQRITVGLTTQISLKNVAGHRLVSGATTTDLTPNGACVRLAAEEDLLGSELELRWISPSAYQGTPAVSLPSSVCSVVGEVMWTRPWEAGARLGSQEVGGRTVLAGVRFLPVAKEAEDIIEHLLEQRQGEGVDAKTEGPSVISEFSECVRPSGLRIALCHDRPRTDLSDNAPIVVLAPGYGESKRDYVPLAYYLAGNGFRVVRFDNVNHVGESDGSVTQFRLEDMETDLETVLDYVAAQWPGRSIGLVATSLAGRVALKVAGRVPHLGLLVLINGIMDVQHTLEAVHQEDLIGEHLAGVRKGVVNILGLTIDADRWLEHAVQGGYADLSTTRQDAERLRAPVVLFHAEQDAWVDSASIESVGSAMGSNLRHSYVVPGALHRLQESPRKARTVYRQLALCCQQELWPTRATERMLEPSHREIGVQNRVERERSKKRRPMGKSDHVAFWQEYLHNFRTIPNVADFWQLMDHVYRLMGDCHNGERILDAGCGNGNLGVFLQLNQAFRQRYARRGDFRSPDYVGIDFVPAALAQAMTNFDQVAAALRGQFYEGLRAYVPMSMRVCRADLESPLPFPDHSFDRVVCNLVIGYVRDPLFTLREYLRVLAPNGRLVVSNLKPYADLSAIYRSFVETAQSPDQVEEGRRLLDNSGRIKAREGEGIFHFHYQAELESLLRAAGVSQPRVYSTFGNQALIAVADKGLANLTVAA